A region from the Corynebacterium halotolerans YIM 70093 = DSM 44683 genome encodes:
- the tpiA gene encoding triose-phosphate isomerase, which produces MARKPLIAGNWKMNLNHRQAINTVQKLAFALPKEYYEKVDVAVTVPFTDIRSVQTLIDGDKLQITHGAQDVSPHASGAYTGDISAGMLSALGCTWVVVGHSERREYHHETDELVAAKAAAALGEGMSPIVCVGEPLAVREAGDHVDHVVEQTRASLAGLSAAQLADTVIAYEPVWAIGTGKVASAADAQEVCAAIRGLVRELAGDEVADGIRILYGGSVKTDSVAEIVGQPDVDGGLVGGASLDGEDFAKLVANAASTVA; this is translated from the coding sequence ATGGCACGCAAGCCGCTCATCGCCGGCAACTGGAAGATGAACCTGAACCACCGTCAGGCCATCAACACCGTCCAGAAGCTGGCCTTCGCCCTGCCGAAGGAGTACTACGAGAAGGTCGACGTGGCGGTCACCGTCCCGTTCACCGACATCCGCTCCGTCCAGACCCTCATCGACGGCGACAAGCTGCAGATCACCCACGGCGCCCAGGACGTGTCCCCGCACGCCTCCGGCGCCTACACCGGTGACATCTCCGCCGGCATGCTCTCCGCCCTCGGCTGCACCTGGGTCGTCGTCGGCCACTCCGAGCGCCGTGAGTACCACCACGAGACCGACGAGCTGGTGGCCGCCAAGGCCGCCGCCGCCCTCGGAGAGGGCATGAGCCCGATCGTGTGTGTCGGTGAGCCCCTGGCGGTGCGCGAAGCCGGCGACCACGTCGATCACGTCGTCGAGCAGACCCGCGCCTCGCTCGCCGGCCTGTCCGCCGCGCAGCTGGCGGACACCGTCATCGCCTACGAGCCCGTCTGGGCCATCGGCACCGGCAAGGTGGCCTCCGCCGCCGATGCCCAGGAGGTGTGCGCCGCCATCCGCGGGCTCGTCCGCGAACTGGCCGGCGACGAGGTCGCCGACGGCATCCGCATCCTCTACGGCGGCTCCGTCAAGACCGACTCCGTCGCCGAGATCGTCGGCCAGCCGGACGTCGACGGCGGGCTCGTCGGCGGCGCCTCGCTCGACGGTGAGGACTTCGCCAAGCTGGTCGCCAACGCCGCATCCACGGTGGCGTAG
- the pgk gene encoding phosphoglycerate kinase — translation MTVKTLADLLDEGVEGRHVLVRSDFNVPLNDAGEITDPGRITASLPTLQALVDADAKVIVMAHLGRPKGEVNSRYSLAPVAEALSDALGQYVALAGDVVGEDAHERANGLTEGDVLLIENVRFDARETSKDEAERGEFADQLAALAADNGAFVSDGFGVVHRAQASVYDIAKRLPAYAGKLVEKEITVLDRTATDPELPYVVVLGGSKVSDKLGVIEALAGKADKLIIGGGMCYTFLAAQGYNTQKSLLQEEMIDTCRDLLSRFGDRIVLPVDLVAAAEFSADAENRVVALDGIPEGWLSPDIGPESVKQFAEVLSDARTVFWNGPMGVFEMEPFSKGTEGVAKAIIDATANGAFSVVGGGDSAASVRVLGLDEDGFSHISTGGGASLEFLEGKELPGVTVLGA, via the coding sequence ATGACCGTCAAGACCCTTGCAGATCTGCTCGACGAGGGCGTCGAGGGCCGTCACGTCCTCGTCCGCTCGGACTTCAACGTCCCGCTCAACGACGCCGGTGAGATCACCGACCCCGGTCGCATCACGGCCTCCCTGCCGACGCTCCAGGCCCTCGTCGACGCCGACGCCAAGGTCATCGTCATGGCCCACCTCGGCCGCCCCAAGGGCGAGGTCAACTCCAGGTACTCCCTGGCCCCGGTCGCCGAGGCCCTGTCCGACGCGCTCGGCCAGTACGTCGCCCTGGCCGGCGACGTCGTCGGCGAGGACGCCCACGAGCGCGCCAACGGCCTGACCGAGGGCGATGTCCTCCTGATCGAGAACGTGCGTTTCGACGCCCGCGAGACCTCCAAGGACGAGGCCGAGCGCGGCGAGTTCGCCGACCAGCTCGCGGCCCTGGCCGCCGACAACGGCGCCTTCGTCTCCGACGGCTTCGGCGTGGTCCACCGCGCCCAAGCCTCCGTCTACGACATCGCCAAGCGACTGCCGGCCTACGCGGGCAAGCTCGTGGAAAAGGAGATCACGGTCCTGGACAGGACCGCCACCGACCCGGAGCTGCCGTACGTCGTCGTCCTCGGCGGCTCCAAGGTCTCCGACAAGCTGGGCGTCATCGAGGCCCTGGCGGGCAAGGCCGACAAGCTGATCATCGGCGGCGGCATGTGCTACACCTTCCTCGCCGCCCAGGGCTACAACACCCAGAAGTCCCTGCTGCAGGAGGAGATGATCGACACCTGCCGGGACCTGCTGTCCCGCTTCGGCGACCGCATCGTCCTGCCGGTCGACCTCGTGGCCGCCGCCGAGTTCTCCGCCGACGCCGAGAACAGGGTCGTCGCCCTCGACGGCATCCCGGAGGGCTGGCTGTCCCCGGACATCGGGCCCGAGTCCGTCAAGCAGTTCGCCGAGGTGCTGTCGGACGCCAGGACCGTCTTCTGGAACGGCCCCATGGGTGTGTTCGAGATGGAGCCGTTCTCCAAGGGCACCGAGGGCGTGGCGAAGGCCATCATCGACGCCACCGCCAACGGGGCGTTCTCCGTGGTCGGCGGCGGCGACTCCGCGGCCTCCGTCCGTGTCCTGGGCCTGGACGAGGACGGTTTCTCCCACATCTCCACCGGCGGCGGCGCCTCCCTCGAGTTCCTCGAGGGCAAGGAGCTGCCGGGCGTGACCGTCCTGGGCGCCTGA
- the secG gene encoding preprotein translocase subunit SecG, with amino-acid sequence MTLALQIILVLSSILLTVFVLLHKGKGGGLSSLFGGGVQSNLSGSTVVEKNLDRYTVLMVVIWVACIIALNLLQAFSG; translated from the coding sequence ATGACCCTCGCCCTCCAGATCATCCTCGTGCTCTCCTCGATCCTGCTGACTGTGTTCGTGCTGCTGCACAAGGGCAAGGGTGGCGGCCTGTCCAGCCTCTTCGGCGGCGGGGTGCAGTCCAACCTCTCCGGCTCCACGGTCGTCGAGAAGAACCTGGACCGCTACACCGTTCTCATGGTGGTCATCTGGGTGGCCTGCATCATCGCGCTGAACCTGCTGCAGGCCTTCAGCGGATAG
- the gap gene encoding type I glyceraldehyde-3-phosphate dehydrogenase produces MTTRVGINGFGRIGRNLFRAVLSRTDDLEVVAVNDLTDTKTLSTLLKFDSILGKLGEEVEFDDNSITVGGKKIAVSAERDPKNLDWSAHDVDIVIESTGFFTDAEAAKAHIEAGAKKVIISAPAKNEDATFVYGVNSDEYDPENHTVISAASCTTNCLAPVAQVLDEKFGIERGLMTTVHAYTGDQRLHDAPHKDLRRARAAAVNVVPTSTGAAKAVSLVLPQLKGKLDGYALRVPVITGSATDLTVTVSQDVTVEEVNAAMKEAAEGPLKDVLAYSEEPLVSSDIITDSHGSIFDAGLTKVIDNQVKVVSWYDNEWGYTCQLVRLTQLVASKL; encoded by the coding sequence GTGACCACTCGCGTTGGCATCAACGGTTTCGGCCGTATCGGCCGCAACCTCTTCCGTGCCGTCCTGAGCCGCACCGACGACCTCGAGGTCGTCGCCGTCAACGACCTGACGGACACCAAGACGCTGTCGACCCTGCTGAAGTTCGACTCGATCCTGGGCAAGCTGGGCGAGGAGGTCGAGTTCGACGACAACTCCATCACCGTCGGCGGCAAGAAGATCGCCGTCTCCGCCGAGCGCGATCCGAAGAACCTGGACTGGTCCGCGCACGACGTCGACATCGTCATCGAGTCCACCGGTTTCTTCACCGACGCCGAGGCCGCCAAGGCCCACATCGAGGCCGGCGCCAAGAAGGTCATCATCTCCGCCCCCGCCAAGAACGAGGACGCCACCTTCGTCTACGGCGTCAACAGCGACGAGTACGACCCGGAGAACCACACCGTCATTTCCGCGGCCTCCTGCACCACCAACTGCCTGGCCCCGGTGGCCCAGGTGCTGGACGAGAAGTTCGGCATCGAGCGTGGCCTGATGACCACCGTCCACGCCTACACCGGTGACCAGCGCCTGCACGACGCCCCGCACAAGGATCTGCGCCGTGCCCGCGCAGCGGCCGTCAACGTCGTCCCGACCTCCACCGGCGCCGCCAAGGCCGTTTCCCTGGTGCTGCCGCAGCTGAAGGGCAAGCTGGACGGCTACGCCCTGCGCGTACCGGTGATCACCGGTTCCGCCACCGACCTGACCGTCACCGTCTCCCAGGACGTCACCGTCGAGGAGGTCAACGCCGCCATGAAGGAGGCCGCCGAGGGCCCCCTGAAGGACGTGCTGGCCTACTCCGAGGAGCCGCTGGTCTCCTCCGACATCATCACCGATTCTCACGGCTCCATCTTCGACGCCGGCCTGACCAAGGTGATCGACAACCAGGTCAAGGTCGTGTCCTGGTACGACAACGAGTGGGGCTACACCTGCCAGCTCGTGCGCCTGACCCAGCTGGTCGCCTCCAAGCTCTAG
- the pgl gene encoding 6-phosphogluconolactonase produces MATVHRVTDQTELINQAAARFVDVVHGVQSAGGPHGDGVARVVLTGGGAGIGVLRRLAEFHAAADAQSETFPAQRIDWSRVHVFFGDERNVPVSHPESNEGQAREALLEPAGVPETNIHGYGLDETAMDASAKAYEATLAEFAPEGFDIHLLGMGPEGHINTLFPHHEATAETGRLVVPVYDSPKPPPERVTLTLPAVARARHVWLLVTGEGKAEAAGHVAHGADPADWPAAGARGSGETVLFVSEDAAGEI; encoded by the coding sequence ATGGCCACCGTCCACCGCGTCACCGACCAGACCGAACTGATCAACCAGGCCGCCGCCCGCTTCGTCGACGTCGTGCACGGCGTGCAGAGCGCCGGAGGCCCCCACGGCGACGGTGTCGCCCGCGTGGTGCTCACCGGCGGGGGCGCCGGCATCGGGGTGCTCCGCCGCCTCGCGGAGTTTCACGCCGCCGCCGACGCCCAGTCCGAGACCTTCCCCGCCCAGCGGATCGACTGGTCACGCGTCCACGTCTTCTTCGGCGACGAGCGCAATGTGCCCGTCAGCCACCCGGAGTCCAACGAGGGGCAGGCCAGGGAGGCACTGCTCGAACCGGCCGGTGTCCCCGAGACCAACATCCACGGCTACGGCCTGGACGAGACCGCGATGGACGCCTCGGCGAAGGCCTACGAGGCCACCCTCGCCGAGTTCGCGCCGGAGGGTTTCGACATCCACCTGCTCGGCATGGGGCCCGAGGGACACATCAACACACTGTTCCCGCACCACGAGGCCACTGCGGAGACCGGGCGACTGGTGGTACCGGTCTACGACTCCCCCAAGCCCCCGCCGGAACGGGTCACGCTGACCCTGCCGGCCGTCGCCCGCGCCCGGCACGTGTGGCTGCTGGTCACCGGCGAGGGGAAGGCCGAGGCCGCCGGGCATGTCGCCCACGGCGCGGATCCGGCGGACTGGCCCGCCGCCGGTGCCCGCGGCAGCGGGGAGACCGTCCTGTTCGTCAGTGAGGACGCCGCGGGCGAGATCTGA
- a CDS encoding glucose-6-phosphate dehydrogenase assembly protein OpcA translates to MIITLPDTDSREVAASLLEAREQNSRTTGRVLTLIVAANLNDNVDAIISAARGASHEHPARVLVFITGETSGKAQLDAEVRVGGDAGASEMVIMRVSGELAGHLESVVTPLLLPDTPIVTWWPTEAPENPSAHPLGRLSQRRITNAQRDGGEDILDRLRAAYTPGDSDMMWSRITAWRGIVASSLDQHPHGAVESATLVGPPEDPSVDIAAGWLADRLGVEIIREDCEPAEDPTLFPIRSLRFNRAPGPLKVDVIDHRTVQVTLPGRPESLVAMSVRSDSECLSEELRHLDPDTAYAQALRALNRVTHRS, encoded by the coding sequence ATGATCATCACGCTGCCGGACACCGACTCCCGGGAGGTCGCCGCGAGCCTGCTCGAGGCCCGGGAACAGAACTCGCGCACCACCGGGCGGGTGCTCACCCTCATCGTCGCCGCGAACCTCAACGACAACGTCGACGCCATCATCTCCGCTGCCCGGGGGGCCTCGCACGAGCACCCGGCCCGCGTCCTGGTGTTCATCACCGGGGAGACCTCGGGGAAGGCGCAGCTCGACGCCGAGGTGCGCGTGGGCGGTGACGCCGGCGCCTCCGAGATGGTCATCATGCGGGTCTCCGGTGAGCTCGCGGGGCACCTGGAGTCGGTGGTCACTCCCCTGCTGCTGCCCGACACCCCGATCGTGACGTGGTGGCCGACCGAGGCCCCGGAGAACCCTTCCGCGCACCCGCTCGGGCGTCTCTCCCAGCGCCGCATCACCAACGCCCAGCGCGACGGCGGGGAGGACATCCTCGACCGCCTGCGCGCCGCGTACACCCCGGGTGACTCCGACATGATGTGGTCGCGGATCACCGCCTGGCGCGGCATCGTCGCCTCCTCGCTCGACCAGCACCCGCACGGGGCCGTGGAGTCGGCCACGCTGGTCGGCCCGCCCGAGGACCCCAGTGTCGACATCGCCGCCGGCTGGCTCGCCGACCGCCTCGGCGTCGAGATCATCCGTGAGGACTGCGAGCCGGCCGAGGATCCGACGCTCTTCCCGATCCGCTCCCTGCGGTTCAACCGCGCCCCGGGTCCACTGAAGGTGGACGTCATCGACCACCGCACGGTGCAGGTGACGCTGCCGGGCCGGCCCGAGTCCCTGGTGGCCATGAGCGTGCGCTCCGACTCCGAGTGCCTCTCGGAGGAGCTGCGCCACCTGGATCCCGACACCGCCTACGCGCAGGCGTTGCGCGCGTTGAACCGCGTCACCCACCGATCCTGA
- the zwf gene encoding glucose-6-phosphate dehydrogenase: MPVTDNRTWVNPLRDVQDKRLPRIAGPSGMVIFGVTGDLARRKLLPAIYDLANRGLLPAGFTLIGYGRRSWSKREFEDYVYEAVSGGARTKMREHVWERLAEGMHFVEGNFDDEGFDRLSAMLAEMDVTRGTGGNWAYYLSVPPDYFSDVCHQLERSGMAEAEGDSWRRVIIEKPFGHDQETARELNQLVNAVFPEESVFRIDHYLGKETVQNILALRFANQLFDPLWSAHYVDHVQITMAEDIGLGGRAGYYDGIGAARDVMQNHLIQLLALVAMEEPVSFSPTELQAEKVKVLRATRPSYPLSTTTARGQYTAGWQGSHHVKGLREEEGFDPESTTETFAACTLEINSRRWAGVPFYLRTGKRLGRRVTEIALVFKEAPHQPFGEGQTRALGQNAVVIRIQPDEGVLMRFGSKVPGSTMEVRDVNMDFSYSEAFTEASPEAYERLILDALLDESSLFPTNEEVELSWAILDPILEYWADHGRPEDYAAGTWGPISADRMLERDGRTWRRP; the protein is encoded by the coding sequence ATGCCCGTGACCGATAACCGCACCTGGGTCAACCCGCTGCGCGATGTGCAGGACAAACGCCTGCCGCGGATCGCCGGCCCCTCCGGCATGGTGATCTTCGGCGTGACCGGCGATCTTGCCCGCAGGAAGCTGCTGCCGGCGATCTACGATCTCGCCAACCGCGGCCTGCTGCCCGCCGGGTTCACCCTCATCGGCTACGGGCGTCGCTCCTGGAGCAAGCGGGAGTTCGAGGACTACGTCTACGAGGCGGTCTCGGGCGGCGCGCGCACGAAGATGCGCGAGCACGTCTGGGAGCGCCTGGCCGAGGGCATGCATTTCGTCGAGGGCAATTTCGACGACGAGGGCTTCGACCGGCTCTCGGCCATGCTGGCGGAGATGGACGTCACCCGCGGCACGGGCGGAAACTGGGCGTACTACCTCTCTGTTCCGCCGGACTACTTCTCCGACGTCTGCCATCAGCTCGAGCGCTCCGGCATGGCCGAGGCCGAGGGCGATTCGTGGCGCCGCGTGATCATCGAGAAGCCCTTCGGCCACGACCAGGAGACCGCCCGCGAGCTCAACCAGCTGGTCAACGCCGTCTTTCCGGAGGAGTCGGTGTTCCGCATCGACCACTACCTGGGCAAGGAGACGGTGCAGAACATCCTCGCCCTGCGCTTCGCCAACCAGCTGTTCGACCCGCTGTGGAGCGCCCACTACGTCGACCACGTCCAGATCACCATGGCTGAGGACATCGGCCTGGGTGGGCGCGCCGGCTACTACGATGGCATCGGTGCGGCCCGGGACGTCATGCAGAACCACCTGATCCAGCTGCTCGCGCTCGTGGCCATGGAGGAGCCCGTCTCCTTCTCGCCGACCGAGCTGCAGGCGGAGAAGGTCAAGGTGCTGCGTGCCACCAGGCCCAGCTACCCGCTGAGCACGACGACCGCCCGCGGCCAGTACACCGCCGGCTGGCAGGGCTCGCACCACGTCAAGGGCCTGCGCGAGGAGGAGGGCTTCGACCCCGAGTCCACCACCGAGACCTTCGCCGCCTGCACCCTGGAGATCAACTCCCGCCGCTGGGCGGGGGTGCCCTTCTACCTGCGCACCGGCAAGCGCCTCGGTCGTCGCGTCACGGAGATCGCGCTGGTGTTCAAGGAGGCGCCCCACCAGCCCTTCGGCGAGGGCCAGACCCGGGCGCTCGGCCAAAACGCCGTGGTCATCCGCATCCAGCCCGATGAGGGCGTGCTCATGCGCTTCGGTTCGAAGGTGCCGGGTTCGACGATGGAGGTCCGCGACGTCAACATGGACTTCTCCTACTCGGAGGCGTTCACTGAGGCCTCGCCCGAGGCCTATGAGCGACTGATCCTCGATGCGCTGCTCGACGAGTCGAGCCTGTTCCCCACCAACGAGGAGGTGGAACTGTCCTGGGCGATCCTGGACCCGATTCTCGAGTACTGGGCCGACCACGGTCGCCCCGAGGACTACGCGGCCGGCACCTGGGGCCCGATCAGCGCCGACCGGATGCTCGAACGCGACGGACGGACCTGGCGCCGCCCCTGA
- the whiA gene encoding DNA-binding protein WhiA encodes MTAKVKDELAQVTVIRQSARAAEAAAVLRFAGQMQVVAGRLVIEAELDTAEVARRLSATLSELYGVAVHHHTIGPGGLHKNSRHLLRVTEGADDLARRLGLVTRSGHVVVGLPPQVISGTVADNEAAWRGAFLAHGSLTEPGRSSALEVTCPCQEAALALVGCARRLGITAKTKETRGVDRVVVRDGDAIGALLTRMGAQRVRLEWEDKRMRREVRATANRLANFDDANLRRSARAAVAAAARVERAMAILGDDVPEHLAEAGQLRVQHRQASLEELGRLADPQMTKDAVAGRIRRLLSMADKRAEELGIPDTHAAVSDELLDD; translated from the coding sequence TTGACCGCGAAAGTCAAGGACGAACTCGCACAGGTGACCGTGATCCGCCAGTCGGCGAGAGCCGCCGAGGCGGCCGCGGTGCTGCGGTTCGCCGGGCAGATGCAGGTCGTCGCCGGACGCCTCGTCATCGAGGCCGAACTGGACACCGCGGAGGTGGCCCGCCGGCTGTCGGCCACCCTCTCCGAGCTCTACGGCGTGGCCGTCCACCACCACACCATCGGCCCCGGCGGGCTCCACAAGAACTCCCGTCACCTGCTGCGGGTCACGGAGGGGGCGGACGACCTGGCCCGCCGTCTCGGACTGGTCACCCGCTCCGGCCACGTCGTCGTCGGCCTGCCGCCGCAGGTCATCTCCGGCACCGTGGCGGACAATGAGGCCGCCTGGCGGGGCGCGTTCCTCGCCCACGGCTCCCTGACGGAACCGGGCCGCTCCTCGGCGCTCGAGGTCACCTGCCCCTGTCAGGAGGCGGCGCTCGCGCTCGTCGGCTGCGCGCGGCGGCTGGGCATCACCGCCAAGACCAAGGAGACCAGGGGAGTCGACCGGGTCGTCGTCCGCGACGGCGACGCCATCGGCGCGCTGCTGACCCGCATGGGCGCCCAGCGGGTCCGGCTGGAGTGGGAGGACAAGCGGATGCGCCGCGAGGTCCGCGCCACCGCCAACCGCCTGGCCAACTTCGACGACGCCAATCTGCGCCGCTCCGCCCGCGCCGCCGTGGCCGCGGCCGCCCGCGTGGAGCGTGCCATGGCGATCCTCGGTGACGACGTTCCCGAGCACCTCGCCGAGGCGGGGCAGTTGCGTGTCCAGCACCGCCAGGCCTCCCTCGAGGAACTCGGCCGGCTCGCCGATCCCCAGATGACCAAGGACGCCGTGGCCGGCCGCATCCGCCGGCTGCTGTCCATGGCCGACAAGCGCGCGGAGGAACTGGGCATCCCCGACACCCACGCCGCCGTCAGCGACGAACTGCTGGACGACTGA
- the ppc gene encoding phosphoenolpyruvate carboxylase, giving the protein MTPADHLQEDIRYLGRVLGRVIAEQEGEEVFDLVEHARQLAFGIAKGDTGLEALVELFRNIEPARATPVIRAFSHFALMANLAEDLHDDFTRERLLDAGGPAPDSTLETTWAKLAGAGVDAATVAEALDGALVAPVLTAHPTETRRRTVFDAQRHITEQMTVRHRLLEAPHTARTDSQLEEVDRQIRRRLTILWQTALIRMARPRIEDEIEVGLRYYKLSLLEEIPALNRAVDDRLRADFGQGVPTRALVRPGSWIGGDHDGNPFVTAATLDYATRRAAQTVLKHYETQLLALEHELSLSDRMTSVTVDLVALAKRGLNDVPSRVDEPYRRAIRGIRGRLLATTATLIGEDAVEGSWHRVHEPYSGPGEFDADLAVIDESLRRSHDEIIADDRLATIRAAVAGFGFHLYSLDLRQNSESFEAILAEVFAAAGVHDDYASLGEEERIDLLTRELRTPRPLVPRGRRGFSEPTQRELDLFEQAATSVERFGMEMIPHLIISMATSVSDILEPMVLLKEVGLLHADGERPTGSVDVIPLFETIDDLAAGAGILRELWALPLYRAYLAQRGDVQEVMLGYSDSNKDGGYLAANWALYDAETQIVAAGRDHGVRLRLFHGRGGTVGRGGGPSYEAILAQPKGAVDGSVRITEQGEIISAKYGSGHTARRNLEALVSATLEASLLDVDELVDRERATGIMTEIARLSRARYSRLVHEDPGFIPYFTQSTPLDEIGALNIGSRPTSRKQTNSVADLRAIPWVLAWSQSRVMLPGWFGVGTALAEWIGEGDDAEDRCAELRHLYETWPFFTSVMSNMAQVMSKAGMELAGLYAGLVDDREVAGRIRGIISEEFRLTREMFTKVTGSEDLLADNPMLARSVRRRFPYLLPLNIIQVELLRRHRAGDERDAVSRGIRLTMNGLATALRNSG; this is encoded by the coding sequence ATGACACCTGCCGACCACCTGCAGGAAGACATCCGCTACCTGGGCCGGGTCCTCGGCCGGGTGATCGCGGAACAGGAGGGCGAGGAGGTCTTCGACCTCGTCGAGCACGCCCGCCAACTGGCCTTCGGAATCGCCAAGGGCGACACCGGTCTCGAGGCGCTGGTGGAGCTGTTCCGCAACATCGAACCCGCGCGTGCCACCCCGGTGATCCGGGCCTTCAGCCACTTCGCGCTGATGGCCAACCTCGCCGAGGATCTCCACGACGACTTCACCCGCGAGCGTCTCCTCGACGCCGGCGGCCCCGCCCCCGACTCCACCCTGGAGACCACGTGGGCGAAGCTCGCCGGGGCGGGTGTCGACGCCGCGACGGTGGCCGAGGCCCTCGACGGCGCGCTCGTCGCCCCGGTGCTGACGGCGCATCCCACCGAGACCCGGCGGCGCACCGTCTTCGACGCGCAGCGGCACATCACCGAGCAGATGACCGTCCGGCACCGGCTGCTGGAGGCCCCGCACACCGCGCGCACCGACTCCCAGCTCGAGGAGGTTGACCGGCAGATCCGCCGGCGCCTGACGATTCTGTGGCAGACCGCCCTGATCCGCATGGCCCGCCCCCGGATCGAGGATGAGATCGAGGTCGGCCTGCGCTACTACAAACTCTCCCTGCTCGAGGAGATCCCGGCGCTCAACCGCGCCGTCGACGACCGGTTGCGCGCGGACTTCGGGCAGGGGGTGCCCACCCGCGCGCTCGTGCGCCCGGGCTCCTGGATCGGCGGCGACCACGACGGCAATCCCTTCGTCACCGCCGCCACCCTCGACTACGCCACCCGCCGGGCCGCCCAGACCGTCCTGAAGCACTACGAAACCCAGCTGCTGGCCCTCGAACACGAGCTGAGCCTGTCCGACCGGATGACCTCGGTGACCGTCGACCTGGTGGCGCTGGCCAAACGCGGCCTCAACGACGTGCCCAGCCGCGTCGACGAGCCCTACCGCCGCGCCATCCGCGGCATCCGGGGACGCCTGTTGGCCACCACCGCCACCCTCATCGGCGAGGATGCCGTGGAGGGATCCTGGCACCGGGTGCATGAACCCTACTCCGGGCCCGGGGAGTTCGACGCGGATCTCGCCGTCATCGACGAATCGCTGCGCCGTTCCCACGACGAGATCATCGCCGACGACCGGCTCGCCACCATCCGCGCGGCCGTGGCCGGCTTCGGTTTCCACCTCTACTCGCTGGACCTGCGGCAGAACTCCGAGAGCTTCGAGGCGATCCTGGCAGAGGTCTTCGCCGCCGCCGGCGTCCACGACGACTACGCCTCGCTGGGGGAGGAGGAGAGGATCGACCTGCTGACCCGGGAGCTGCGCACCCCGCGGCCGCTGGTGCCGCGCGGCCGACGCGGCTTCAGCGAACCGACCCAGCGCGAGCTCGACCTGTTCGAGCAGGCCGCGACCAGCGTGGAACGTTTCGGCATGGAGATGATCCCGCACCTGATCATCTCGATGGCCACCTCGGTCAGCGACATCCTCGAGCCCATGGTGCTGCTCAAGGAGGTCGGCCTCCTCCACGCGGACGGGGAGCGGCCGACCGGCAGCGTGGACGTGATCCCGCTGTTCGAGACCATCGACGACCTGGCGGCCGGCGCGGGCATCCTGCGCGAACTGTGGGCGCTGCCGCTCTACCGGGCCTACCTCGCCCAGCGCGGGGACGTCCAGGAGGTCATGCTCGGGTACTCCGACTCCAACAAGGACGGCGGGTACCTCGCCGCCAACTGGGCCCTCTACGACGCCGAGACGCAGATCGTGGCCGCCGGACGCGACCACGGCGTGCGGCTGCGGCTGTTCCACGGCCGGGGCGGCACCGTCGGACGCGGCGGTGGTCCCTCCTACGAGGCGATCCTCGCACAGCCGAAGGGCGCCGTCGACGGCTCCGTGCGCATCACCGAACAGGGCGAGATCATCTCCGCCAAGTACGGTTCCGGGCACACCGCCCGCCGCAACCTGGAGGCACTGGTCTCGGCGACACTGGAGGCCAGCCTGCTGGACGTCGACGAGCTCGTCGACCGGGAGCGCGCCACCGGGATCATGACCGAGATCGCGCGGCTGAGCCGGGCGAGGTACTCGAGGCTGGTGCACGAGGATCCGGGCTTCATCCCGTACTTCACGCAATCGACGCCGCTGGACGAGATCGGCGCGCTCAACATCGGCTCGCGGCCGACGTCCCGGAAGCAGACGAACTCCGTGGCCGACCTGCGTGCCATCCCCTGGGTGCTGGCGTGGTCGCAGTCGCGCGTCATGCTGCCCGGCTGGTTCGGGGTGGGCACCGCCCTGGCGGAATGGATCGGTGAGGGCGACGACGCCGAGGACCGGTGCGCCGAGCTGCGCCACCTCTACGAGACCTGGCCGTTCTTCACCTCTGTGATGTCGAACATGGCGCAGGTGATGAGCAAGGCCGGCATGGAGCTGGCGGGTCTCTACGCCGGCCTGGTCGACGACCGCGAGGTCGCCGGGAGGATCCGGGGCATCATCAGCGAGGAGTTCCGGCTCACCCGGGAGATGTTCACGAAGGTCACCGGCAGCGAGGATCTGCTCGCCGACAACCCGATGCTGGCCCGGTCGGTGCGGCGCCGGTTCCCGTACCTGCTGCCGCTGAACATCATCCAGGTGGAGCTGCTGCGCCGGCACCGCGCGGGCGACGAGCGCGACGCCGTCTCCCGCGGTATCCGGCTGACCATGAACGGGCTGGCCACCGCCCTGCGCAACTCCGGCTGA